From the Limosilactobacillus panis genome, one window contains:
- a CDS encoding GMP reductase, translating to METFDYDDIQLIPNKCIIKSRKDADTSVKFGPKTFKIPVVPANMESVIDEDLAVWLAQNGYYYVMHRFEPADRLGFVKRMHERQLFASISVGIKDAEYDFIDQLKAEHLLPEYITIDVAHGHSDFVIKMIKYIKKQLPGSFVTAGNVATPEAVRDLENAGADATKVGVGPGRACITKLKTGFGTGGWQLAAIRLCAKAARKPIIADGGIRHNGDIAKSVRFGASMVMIGSMLAGHLESPGHVITIDGKQYKQYWGSASEVQKGAYRNVEGKQMLVPFRGSIKDTLQEMQEDLQSSISYAGGRDLESIRKVDYVIVKNSIMNGDY from the coding sequence GTGGAAACGTTCGATTATGATGATATCCAATTAATCCCTAACAAGTGCATTATCAAGAGTAGGAAGGATGCCGACACCAGCGTCAAGTTTGGTCCGAAGACCTTTAAAATCCCGGTGGTTCCGGCCAACATGGAAAGTGTGATTGATGAGGACCTGGCCGTATGGCTCGCCCAAAACGGCTACTACTACGTAATGCACCGGTTCGAACCGGCCGACCGCCTTGGTTTCGTCAAACGGATGCACGAACGGCAGCTCTTTGCTTCCATCTCCGTGGGTATCAAGGATGCGGAGTACGACTTCATTGACCAGTTAAAAGCCGAACATTTACTTCCGGAGTACATTACAATCGATGTTGCCCATGGTCATTCGGATTTTGTCATCAAAATGATTAAGTACATTAAAAAGCAGCTTCCCGGTAGCTTTGTCACGGCCGGGAACGTTGCCACGCCGGAAGCGGTCCGGGACCTGGAAAATGCCGGGGCCGATGCCACTAAGGTGGGGGTCGGGCCCGGTAGGGCCTGCATCACCAAGCTAAAAACTGGTTTTGGAACAGGTGGCTGGCAGCTCGCCGCCATCCGTCTCTGTGCAAAGGCCGCCCGGAAGCCAATCATCGCCGATGGGGGGATCCGCCACAACGGCGACATTGCCAAGTCTGTCCGTTTCGGGGCCTCAATGGTCATGATCGGTTCAATGCTGGCCGGTCACCTGGAGTCCCCTGGCCACGTCATCACGATTGATGGCAAGCAGTATAAGCAGTACTGGGGTTCCGCCTCTGAAGTACAGAAGGGCGCCTACCGGAACGTGGAAGGCAAGCAGATGCTGGTTCCGTTCCGGGGCTCCATTAAGGACACCCTGCAGGAAATGCAAGAAGACCTCCAGTCCTCGATTTCCTATGCCGGGGGCCGCGATCTCGAGTCCATCCGCAAAGTTGACTACGTAATCGTCAAGAACTCCATCATGAATGGTGACTATTAG
- a CDS encoding GyrI-like domain-containing protein, whose protein sequence is MAYSFKKEQKDLYNPGKRPMVIDVPAMNYLAVREHGDPNETNGEYQQSLQLLYPVAYTIKMSKKGDHHIPGYFDFVVPPLEGYWWQEGVKGVDYQHKERFNFISMIRLPDFVDRATFDWAIQTAQAKKDGDFSKVEFLPQHEGLCVQALHIGSYDDEPETVAKLHDFIAKKGLQLDINDHRHHHELYLSDPRRTQEANLKTVLRLPVK, encoded by the coding sequence ATGGCGTACAGTTTTAAAAAAGAGCAGAAAGACTTATATAACCCGGGAAAGCGCCCGATGGTAATTGATGTTCCTGCCATGAATTACTTGGCAGTTCGGGAGCACGGTGACCCTAACGAGACTAACGGTGAGTACCAACAATCGCTGCAGTTGCTGTACCCGGTTGCTTACACCATTAAGATGAGCAAGAAGGGTGACCACCACATTCCGGGATACTTTGACTTCGTAGTCCCGCCACTTGAGGGTTACTGGTGGCAAGAAGGTGTTAAGGGGGTCGATTACCAGCATAAGGAACGGTTCAACTTTATTTCGATGATTCGGTTGCCTGACTTTGTTGATCGGGCAACGTTTGACTGGGCGATTCAAACGGCACAGGCCAAAAAAGACGGCGACTTCTCTAAGGTGGAGTTTTTACCTCAGCACGAAGGTCTGTGTGTCCAGGCGCTCCACATTGGCTCTTACGATGATGAACCGGAAACGGTGGCTAAGCTGCATGACTTCATTGCCAAAAAAGGCCTCCAGTTGGACATTAATGACCACCGTCACCACCACGAACTGTACCTTTCTGATCCCCGGCGGACGCAGGAAGCAAACCTGAAAACAGTTCTCCGGTTACCCGTTAAATAG
- a CDS encoding glycerophosphoryl diester phosphodiesterase membrane domain-containing protein — translation MKKIWQELQHANRQFYRHWISYLTLFISVDLIIQLIWIPIFRLITTFALQAGEIPFVSYQNVVTIVTHHPIVVLVLLAELVAILLVVYGQFAMILLGVKEIRTEQLGARRLIRATLARLKDLRMSSLLVLLGYFVLVVPFADLVFRTPLLAKVQIPQFILDYLTRSDLLLTVLLAFYAVMIILGVRFLYALPLMVYRGQRPKAALRASWRQTRRGKWWPAIARLIVVSLTGAIIAAILYAATVGAQFAADHFLGKGAYYFGIFDMLVVQLGSELFAAWVGTVTINVVFKQFVGPASGDHFATSRGLKAVTVVAVGLLTFITVVGNALYLSGSEDQRPVTVSHRGVADENGVQNTIPAMEKTHRLHPDYIEMDVHETKDHQFVVLHDENLKELTGVNKTPHQLTLRQLTKLTARENGHQAKIASFDDYLKTADRLHQKLLVEVKTTPQDSAGMLRRFVRQYGPTLVAHHDQLHSLDYSVVTGLKKYDPHLDVLYVQPYNFTYPNTVANGYSMEYSTLTYDFITLAHLQHKCVYAWTVNDDQVMKQMMYKNVDGIITDNLVELNQAIASYEGHQSYAQRILNYIMVVPTSTEFAP, via the coding sequence ATGAAAAAGATTTGGCAAGAACTTCAACACGCAAACCGGCAGTTTTACCGCCACTGGATTTCATACCTGACCCTCTTCATTAGCGTGGACCTAATCATCCAGTTAATTTGGATTCCCATCTTTCGCCTGATTACGACCTTTGCCCTCCAGGCGGGGGAGATCCCCTTTGTCTCCTACCAAAATGTGGTGACGATTGTGACCCACCACCCCATTGTTGTCCTGGTCCTTTTGGCAGAGCTGGTTGCTATCCTCCTGGTAGTTTACGGCCAGTTTGCCATGATTCTGTTAGGAGTCAAGGAGATTAGGACGGAGCAGCTGGGGGCCCGCCGGTTGATCAGGGCCACCTTGGCCCGGCTGAAGGACTTGCGCATGAGCTCCCTCCTGGTCTTACTGGGTTATTTTGTCTTGGTGGTTCCCTTCGCTGACCTGGTCTTTCGGACCCCGCTGCTTGCGAAGGTGCAAATCCCCCAGTTTATCCTGGACTACCTGACGCGAAGTGACCTGCTGCTCACTGTCCTCCTGGCCTTTTACGCGGTGATGATCATCCTGGGCGTCCGTTTTCTCTATGCCTTGCCCCTGATGGTTTACCGAGGCCAGCGGCCCAAAGCGGCCCTCAGGGCAAGCTGGCGACAGACCCGGCGCGGTAAATGGTGGCCGGCAATTGCCCGCCTCATCGTGGTGAGCCTGACAGGAGCAATCATCGCTGCTATCCTGTATGCCGCGACGGTGGGCGCTCAGTTTGCCGCGGACCACTTCCTTGGTAAGGGCGCGTATTACTTTGGAATCTTCGACATGCTGGTGGTCCAACTTGGCAGTGAGCTCTTTGCGGCCTGGGTCGGGACCGTCACGATCAACGTTGTCTTCAAGCAATTTGTCGGCCCGGCCAGTGGGGACCACTTTGCAACCTCACGGGGATTGAAGGCGGTCACCGTTGTTGCGGTCGGCCTGCTTACGTTTATCACCGTTGTTGGTAACGCCCTCTACCTCAGCGGTAGCGAGGACCAGCGGCCAGTGACCGTCTCCCACCGGGGCGTGGCGGACGAAAACGGGGTCCAAAACACCATTCCGGCGATGGAAAAGACCCACCGCCTCCATCCGGATTACATTGAAATGGACGTTCACGAAACTAAGGACCACCAGTTTGTCGTCCTCCACGACGAAAATCTGAAGGAACTGACCGGGGTCAACAAGACGCCCCACCAGCTGACCCTCCGCCAGCTGACCAAGCTGACTGCCCGGGAAAACGGTCACCAGGCCAAGATTGCCAGCTTCGATGACTACCTGAAAACAGCTGACCGCCTCCACCAGAAGCTACTGGTCGAAGTTAAGACGACCCCGCAGGATTCGGCGGGGATGCTGCGGCGTTTCGTCCGGCAGTACGGGCCCACTTTGGTTGCCCACCACGACCAGCTCCATTCCCTGGACTACAGCGTGGTTACGGGCCTGAAGAAGTACGACCCCCACTTGGACGTCCTCTACGTTCAGCCCTATAATTTCACCTACCCGAACACGGTTGCCAACGGCTACTCAATGGAGTATTCGACCTTGACTTACGACTTCATCACCCTGGCCCACCTTCAGCACAAGTGCGTCTACGCCTGGACGGTCAACGATGATCAGGTGATGAAGCAGATGATGTACAAGAACGTCGACGGCATCATTACCGACAACCTGGTGGAACTCAACCAGGCCATCGCCAGCTACGAGGGACACCAAAGCTATGCTCAGCGGATTTTGAACTACATTATGGTCGTGCCGACGAGCACGGAATTCGCGCCGTAA
- a CDS encoding response regulator transcription factor, with translation MRILLAEDEEQLARVLKMAMTSSGYTVDAVDNGQKAVDLAKENAYDVIILDIMMPVKDGITALKEIRESGNQTYVIMLTAMAEVDDRVNGLDSGADDYITKPFSLRELLARLRSLERRTTTSKQALHFDDLTLDSEEQVMESSNSISLTREETQMLAYLIRNAGKPLSPAAILDNVWGNEKADEEDVWINISYLRQKLSSIQSHAQIAGEKGGLYMLKE, from the coding sequence ATGCGAATTCTGCTAGCAGAAGATGAAGAACAGCTGGCCCGGGTATTAAAGATGGCTATGACCAGCAGCGGCTATACAGTGGACGCCGTTGATAACGGGCAAAAGGCGGTTGACCTGGCAAAGGAGAACGCCTATGACGTGATTATCTTAGACATCATGATGCCTGTTAAGGATGGAATCACGGCCCTCAAGGAAATCCGGGAAAGTGGTAACCAGACCTACGTGATCATGCTGACGGCGATGGCCGAAGTCGATGACCGGGTCAACGGCCTTGATTCCGGGGCGGATGACTATATTACCAAGCCCTTCTCGCTCAGGGAACTCCTGGCGCGCTTGCGGTCACTGGAGCGGCGGACGACTACGAGCAAACAGGCCCTCCACTTTGACGACCTCACCCTGGATAGCGAGGAGCAGGTGATGGAAAGCAGCAATTCCATCAGTCTGACCCGGGAGGAGACGCAGATGCTGGCGTACTTGATCCGTAATGCTGGTAAGCCCCTGTCCCCAGCCGCTATTCTTGATAACGTGTGGGGAAACGAGAAAGCGGACGAAGAGGACGTCTGGATTAACATTTCCTACCTTCGTCAGAAGCTATCCTCGATTCAGTCGCACGCCCAGATTGCGGGTGAAAAGGGCGGCCTTTACATGCTGAAGGAGTGA
- a CDS encoding adenylosuccinate synthase: protein MSSVVIVGSQWGDEGKGKMTDYLSQNADVVVRSQGGNNAGHTIAFDGKKFALRLVPSGIFGKDKLAVIGNGVVINPPALLKELHYLQDNGIDTSGLRISSRSHVTFPYHILLDKCQEKAKGDHKVGTTKNGIGPTYMDKVSRVGIRMCDLLEKDTFKIKLQRNLAKKNELFTKLYHVDPINFDDIFESYYEYGQELKKYVTDTARIVNDAIDDGKRVLFEGAQGVMLDVDQGTYPYVTASNPIAGGVCTGVGIGPNKIDTVVGICKAYSTRVGAGPFPSELTDEVGDQIRETGHEYGTVTGRPRRVGWFDSVAMRHARRVSGLSCLSLNLLDVLTGLKTIKICKAYKLDGKEIDYYPASLKELERCEPVYDELPGWDEDITGVKKFEDLPENAQNYLKRVSELSNVPLATVSVGADRIQTIIVKDPWDIAEK, encoded by the coding sequence ATGTCATCAGTTGTTATTGTTGGTAGTCAATGGGGAGACGAAGGGAAAGGTAAGATGACCGATTACCTGAGTCAAAACGCGGACGTGGTCGTTCGTTCCCAGGGTGGAAACAATGCGGGTCACACCATCGCTTTTGATGGTAAGAAGTTTGCCCTGCGGTTAGTACCATCTGGTATTTTTGGAAAGGACAAGTTAGCGGTTATTGGTAACGGTGTTGTTATCAACCCACCGGCCTTGTTGAAGGAATTGCATTACCTCCAAGACAACGGGATTGACACCTCTGGTCTCCGGATTTCAAGCCGGTCACACGTTACCTTCCCGTACCACATCCTTTTGGATAAGTGCCAAGAAAAGGCGAAGGGTGACCACAAGGTTGGGACGACCAAGAACGGGATTGGCCCCACTTACATGGACAAGGTTTCCCGGGTCGGCATCCGGATGTGCGACTTACTGGAAAAGGACACCTTCAAGATCAAGTTACAACGGAACCTGGCAAAAAAGAACGAACTGTTCACCAAGCTCTACCACGTTGACCCCATCAACTTTGATGATATTTTTGAAAGTTACTATGAATACGGTCAAGAACTGAAGAAGTACGTCACCGACACTGCCCGGATCGTCAACGACGCAATTGACGACGGTAAGCGGGTCCTCTTTGAAGGAGCCCAAGGGGTAATGCTGGACGTTGACCAAGGGACCTACCCATACGTTACTGCTTCTAACCCAATCGCCGGTGGTGTCTGCACTGGGGTTGGGATTGGCCCTAACAAGATTGACACCGTTGTCGGAATCTGCAAGGCTTACTCTACCCGGGTCGGTGCCGGCCCGTTCCCGTCTGAACTGACTGATGAGGTTGGTGACCAAATTCGGGAAACCGGTCACGAATACGGGACCGTTACCGGGCGGCCACGGCGGGTTGGCTGGTTCGACAGTGTGGCAATGCGCCACGCACGGCGGGTATCGGGCCTTTCCTGCCTGAGCCTTAACCTGCTGGACGTCTTGACCGGCCTGAAGACCATCAAGATCTGCAAGGCCTACAAGCTTGACGGCAAGGAGATCGACTACTACCCAGCTAGCCTGAAGGAGCTGGAACGCTGTGAACCGGTTTACGACGAACTGCCTGGTTGGGACGAAGACATCACTGGTGTTAAGAAGTTCGAAGACCTGCCAGAAAATGCCCAAAACTACTTGAAGCGGGTTAGTGAATTATCCAATGTTCCGTTGGCCACCGTTTCGGTTGGGGCTGACCGGATCCAAACAATTATTGTTAAGGACCCATGGGACATTGCCGAAAAGTAA
- a CDS encoding GTP pyrophosphokinase family protein, which translates to MSIYGPYEQSLSAVLTRVEQEIQQLNQQTLDDHQPKLYEHLIGRVKDPDSMVEKCHRKDYPVTTYAALRQCHDAVGVRLVCNFISDITRCLKQIRQADWCTVVKEKDYITNAKPNGYRSYHLILDVVAPFEDVDGHQPGHFYVEIQLRTIAMDSWASLEHELKYKHNIKNPERIGKELKRCADQLASCDVQMQTIRQLIQEG; encoded by the coding sequence GTGTCAATCTATGGACCATACGAACAAAGTCTGTCCGCGGTCTTGACGCGGGTCGAACAGGAAATCCAACAACTGAACCAGCAGACCCTGGATGACCACCAGCCCAAACTATACGAGCACCTGATTGGGCGGGTGAAGGACCCGGATAGCATGGTGGAAAAGTGCCACCGGAAGGATTATCCGGTGACCACCTACGCGGCCCTTCGCCAGTGCCATGATGCCGTTGGGGTCCGGCTGGTCTGTAACTTTATCAGTGACATCACCCGCTGCCTGAAACAGATTCGGCAGGCGGACTGGTGCACGGTCGTCAAGGAAAAGGACTACATTACTAACGCTAAGCCCAACGGTTACCGGAGCTATCACCTGATTTTGGACGTGGTGGCCCCGTTTGAAGACGTGGATGGCCACCAACCAGGGCACTTCTATGTGGAAATCCAGCTGCGGACGATTGCGATGGACTCGTGGGCCAGTCTGGAACACGAATTGAAGTACAAGCACAACATCAAGAATCCTGAACGAATCGGCAAGGAGCTGAAGCGGTGCGCCGACCAGCTCGCCTCCTGCGATGTCCAGATGCAGACGATTCGACAGCTAATTCAAGAAGGATAG
- the pyrR gene encoding bifunctional pyr operon transcriptional regulator/uracil phosphoribosyltransferase PyrR: MAHEIVDGSSMQRALTRITYEIIEQNKGVENLVFVGIKTRGIYLAKRLAKRLDQLENVDVPVAALDVSLYRDDRHVPDNHVEPTVRTKQLDVNITDKHVILVDDVLFTGRTVRAALDALMDMGRPKRISLAVLVDRGHRELPIRPDFVGKNIPTAADETVHVAVEEYDGHEDITIERN; encoded by the coding sequence ATGGCACATGAAATTGTTGATGGGTCTAGTATGCAACGGGCGCTGACCCGGATTACCTACGAAATTATTGAACAAAACAAGGGGGTCGAGAACCTGGTCTTTGTCGGCATCAAGACCCGGGGAATCTACCTTGCTAAGCGGTTAGCCAAGCGGCTCGACCAGTTGGAAAACGTTGATGTTCCAGTGGCAGCACTCGACGTTTCCTTGTATCGTGATGACCGGCACGTTCCGGATAACCACGTTGAGCCAACTGTACGGACGAAGCAGCTAGATGTTAATATTACCGACAAGCACGTTATCCTGGTTGACGACGTACTGTTCACGGGACGGACGGTCCGAGCCGCTCTGGATGCCCTGATGGATATGGGCCGGCCGAAGCGGATTTCGCTGGCGGTTTTGGTAGACCGGGGGCACCGGGAACTGCCAATCCGGCCGGACTTTGTGGGTAAGAACATCCCAACGGCGGCGGACGAGACGGTCCACGTTGCTGTGGAGGAATATGACGGTCATGAGGATATAACGATTGAAAGAAACTGA
- a CDS encoding cell wall metabolism sensor histidine kinase WalK: MIQHFRNRFIVFSTCALILVIIPIIGGLSAITYFQSRREVNSVLTILVNNEGQMPRGQVKNQPAIIPQPHFTRESLSQYRFFSATIPDGKGPIRIDNQHILSVSPAEIKRLAQRVQERQKGQGQVLYRQTVYAYKRKHVKGQTTIVFLDESLLMAKTWAIIYVGLLLGVISLVIYTTILILFSRRAIRPIIEAEHRQKEFITNAGHELKTPLTVIEANTEMQELTSGESELTTSTKQQVRRLTELINHLVSLARLQEQPTFTIEPVNVSQVTNKVADGMANVAKGDGHHFSKQVAPGLMINADENYFYELVSILLDNANKYCDPDGEVSVALRLSKRKKGVILTVTNSYAKGDQVDFNRFFERFYREDKARTVNKKAGFGIGLSMAQMIVRNFGGKISAHYADGKISFVAAFKAVNNKKK, translated from the coding sequence ATGATTCAGCACTTTCGTAACCGGTTCATCGTTTTTTCCACCTGTGCGCTAATCCTGGTGATTATCCCCATCATCGGTGGCCTGAGTGCCATCACTTACTTTCAGTCCCGGCGGGAAGTTAATTCTGTCCTGACCATCCTGGTCAATAACGAAGGGCAGATGCCGCGGGGCCAGGTGAAGAACCAGCCGGCGATTATTCCCCAGCCGCACTTTACCCGGGAAAGCCTATCCCAGTACCGCTTCTTTAGCGCGACCATCCCGGATGGCAAGGGACCGATCAGGATTGATAACCAGCATATCCTGTCGGTCAGTCCCGCTGAAATTAAGCGCCTGGCCCAGCGGGTGCAGGAGCGGCAAAAAGGCCAGGGACAAGTACTCTACCGGCAGACGGTCTATGCCTATAAGCGCAAGCACGTCAAGGGCCAGACCACGATTGTCTTTTTGGACGAAAGCCTCTTAATGGCCAAGACCTGGGCAATTATTTATGTCGGCCTATTGCTCGGTGTTATTAGCTTGGTTATCTATACCACCATCTTGATCCTCTTCTCCCGCCGGGCAATCCGGCCAATCATTGAGGCCGAACACCGGCAAAAGGAATTCATCACCAACGCCGGGCACGAACTGAAGACCCCGTTGACGGTGATTGAGGCTAACACGGAGATGCAGGAGCTGACCAGCGGGGAGAGTGAACTGACGACTAGCACCAAGCAGCAGGTCCGCCGGTTGACCGAGTTGATCAACCACCTGGTTTCCCTGGCCCGCCTGCAGGAGCAGCCAACTTTTACCATTGAGCCCGTTAACGTCAGCCAGGTTACTAACAAGGTGGCTGATGGAATGGCCAACGTGGCCAAAGGGGATGGCCATCACTTCAGTAAGCAGGTGGCCCCAGGGCTGATGATCAACGCCGACGAGAACTACTTCTATGAACTGGTCAGCATCCTCCTGGATAACGCCAACAAGTACTGTGACCCGGATGGCGAAGTTAGTGTCGCCCTCCGGCTAAGCAAGCGGAAGAAGGGGGTTATCCTGACGGTGACCAACAGCTATGCCAAGGGCGACCAGGTCGACTTCAACCGCTTCTTTGAGCGTTTCTACCGGGAAGACAAGGCCCGGACAGTTAACAAAAAGGCCGGCTTTGGCATCGGCTTGTCGATGGCCCAGATGATCGTTCGTAACTTTGGCGGCAAGATTAGCGCCCACTACGCTGATGGAAAAATTTCTTTTGTGGCGGCGTTTAAGGCGGTCAATAATAAAAAGAAATAA